One segment of Amycolatopsis alba DSM 44262 DNA contains the following:
- a CDS encoding aminoglycoside phosphotransferase family protein produces the protein MPRRVTVDVAQVRRLIAEQFPRWDGLPVRPVADGGWDNVTFRLGDGMVVRLPSASEYALAVDKEQHWLPVLAPRLPLPIPVPLAKGRPGADYPFPWSIYPWLQGEPASADRIADPVRFALELAGFLAALQGVDTADGPQPGKHNWFRGATLRTYDATARRALTTLEGHVDVDSAREIWQTALDTPWDRRDRWFHGDMAPGNLLLDGGELAAVIDFGTCGVGDLSCDMAIAWTLLTADGRQAFRERLSVDEATWARGRGWALWKVLVACAQTVGRSDEESANARRVLYGILSG, from the coding sequence ATGCCCCGGCGCGTCACCGTGGACGTGGCGCAGGTACGCCGGTTGATCGCCGAGCAGTTTCCGCGGTGGGACGGCCTTCCGGTCCGGCCCGTGGCCGATGGCGGCTGGGACAACGTCACCTTCCGGCTCGGCGACGGGATGGTGGTGCGGCTGCCGAGCGCGTCCGAGTACGCCCTCGCCGTCGACAAGGAACAGCACTGGCTGCCGGTGCTCGCCCCGCGACTGCCGCTCCCCATCCCGGTCCCGCTGGCGAAGGGGCGTCCCGGCGCGGACTACCCCTTCCCGTGGTCGATCTACCCCTGGCTCCAGGGCGAACCGGCGAGCGCGGACCGCATCGCCGACCCGGTCCGCTTCGCCCTCGAGCTGGCCGGGTTCCTCGCGGCCCTGCAAGGCGTCGATACCGCGGACGGTCCTCAGCCGGGCAAGCACAACTGGTTCCGGGGCGCCACCCTGCGCACCTACGACGCGACGGCCCGACGCGCGCTGACGACCTTGGAAGGCCACGTCGACGTCGACTCGGCGCGCGAGATCTGGCAGACCGCGTTGGACACGCCATGGGACCGGAGAGACCGCTGGTTCCACGGCGACATGGCGCCGGGGAACCTCCTGCTCGACGGCGGGGAGCTGGCGGCGGTCATCGACTTCGGGACCTGCGGTGTCGGCGACCTGTCGTGCGACATGGCCATCGCCTGGACGCTGCTGACCGCCGACGGCAGGCAGGCGTTCCGCGAGCGGCTGTCCGTCGACGAGGCGACCTGGGCACGCGGACGTGGCTGGGCACTGTGGAAGGTGCTGGTCGCCTGTGCTCAGACCGTCGGTCGGTCCGATGAGGAATCCGCGAACGCACGCCGTGTCCTTTACGGAATCCTTTCCGGATAA
- a CDS encoding HAF repeat-containing protein, translating into MMRNRVSTGRRRALSLAAAVVVATGVMTGTARATPIGPVDLGTLPGDDESTVLAVNEAGVMVGLSQAGTNPRRDHPVRWDANGQITALPTPGGTEGQVRDINGNGVSAGYVLTAGTAVPARWDAAGQATLLQLPAGYHNALAWAISDTNVVVGSWSTPDNQYHGFRWNPDGTVADLGALPGETWSMAEDISADGSIIAGGAFRTGANQSARWVNGGPITELAPLAQSSGAHVINNSGVIAGTVRDTSSGPTIPARWDQAGVRHPMDWPSPHTVWVYGIGSTGYVVGSGYLNPPKRSAVLWDLDGHVTALSDDGKGADAESVNADGTVAGTFQSQATVWFRSGERRQLGKLPGGTRSQAYRITDGGRVAGTASTASGKSHAVYWTLG; encoded by the coding sequence ATGATGAGGAATCGTGTGTCCACGGGACGAAGACGGGCGTTGTCGTTGGCGGCGGCGGTGGTGGTGGCCACCGGCGTGATGACGGGGACGGCGCGAGCCACCCCGATCGGGCCGGTGGATCTGGGCACGCTGCCGGGCGACGACGAAAGTACGGTCCTGGCGGTCAACGAGGCCGGCGTGATGGTGGGGTTGTCGCAGGCGGGCACGAACCCGAGGCGCGATCATCCGGTTCGCTGGGACGCCAACGGCCAGATCACCGCACTGCCCACGCCGGGCGGCACCGAGGGTCAGGTGCGCGACATCAACGGCAACGGGGTTTCCGCCGGTTACGTGCTGACCGCGGGCACCGCCGTGCCTGCCCGGTGGGACGCCGCGGGTCAGGCGACGTTGCTCCAGCTTCCGGCCGGCTACCACAACGCTCTCGCGTGGGCGATCAGCGACACGAACGTCGTCGTCGGGAGCTGGTCGACACCGGACAACCAGTACCACGGCTTCCGCTGGAACCCGGACGGCACGGTCGCCGATCTGGGCGCCCTGCCCGGCGAGACCTGGAGTATGGCCGAGGACATCTCCGCCGATGGCTCCATCATCGCGGGCGGCGCCTTCCGCACCGGCGCGAACCAGTCCGCGCGATGGGTGAACGGCGGGCCGATCACCGAGCTGGCGCCGCTGGCCCAGAGCAGCGGGGCGCATGTGATCAACAACAGCGGCGTGATCGCCGGGACCGTGCGTGACACCAGCAGCGGGCCCACCATCCCGGCGAGGTGGGACCAGGCAGGCGTGCGGCACCCGATGGATTGGCCGAGTCCCCACACGGTCTGGGTCTACGGCATCGGCTCCACCGGCTACGTGGTCGGCTCCGGCTACCTCAATCCGCCCAAGCGGTCGGCCGTGCTCTGGGACCTCGACGGTCACGTCACAGCCTTGTCCGACGACGGCAAGGGCGCCGACGCCGAATCGGTCAACGCGGACGGCACCGTGGCGGGCACCTTCCAGAGCCAGGCGACGGTCTGGTTCCGGAGCGGGGAACGCAGGCAACTCGGCAAGCTGCCCGGCGGCACCCGCAGCCAGGCCTACCGGATCACCGACGGCGGCCGTGTCGCCGGAACCGCCTCCACCGCCTCCGGCAAGAGCCACGCGGTGTACTGGACGCTCGGCTAG
- a CDS encoding MDR family MFS transporter, giving the protein MTTTAEVSRPDVAPPVLSRKRRNAVFAAVMLGMLLAALDQTIVGTALPTIVGDLGGAGHLSWVITSYLLAETIMTVVVGKLGDLFGRKLMFQLSVIVFTVGSFFCGFADDMIWLIVARAVQGLGAGGLMVTATALVADVVPLRERGKYQGILGSVFGVVTVLGPMLGGLFVDHLSWRWAFYVNVPIAVLVLIVAASAMPSVKAAAKPVIDYLGILLIGLAATGLTLVTSWGGTQYAWDSPTIIGMSIGSVILLVLFVFAEKRAKEPTLPMRLFRNPVFTVSAILSFVVGFAMLGALSYLPTYLQYVHGISATSSGVRMLPMVLALLVAGVFAGNVVGRTGRYKIFPIAGGVGLTLGLYLLSRLTPTSGFWEMSLYFAVLGLGIGLSMQVLVIIVQNTADYRDLGVATSGVTFLRSLGSSFGAAIFGTIYANQLAPNMAAAGAEHPLPPGIDPRAVQVPNALHALPDSVSAPYVQAYSDSLHTVFLYAAPVGLVALVLAFFLKEVPLRDTSRAAAPDLGEGFAMPESGNGDQDLERAVGRLLARDGKAASAGILAKSGCELDTGGLWCLGQVRLRERRDKPTSLKVIGDRYGIPPEVFEAAFARLEFTGHLAFKSGEWATTETGRAELEKLIRAWKAWLAERLKDWGLEGHDELDAALGRVANRILDQAAEDQPSGKHAAAV; this is encoded by the coding sequence ATGACCACGACCGCCGAGGTCAGCAGGCCTGACGTCGCCCCACCGGTGCTGAGCCGCAAACGCCGGAACGCGGTGTTCGCGGCGGTCATGCTCGGCATGCTGCTCGCCGCGCTGGACCAGACGATCGTGGGCACCGCGCTGCCGACGATCGTCGGGGATCTCGGCGGGGCCGGGCATCTGTCGTGGGTGATCACCTCGTACCTGCTCGCCGAGACGATCATGACCGTTGTCGTGGGGAAGCTCGGCGACCTGTTCGGCCGCAAGCTCATGTTCCAGCTGTCGGTGATCGTGTTCACGGTGGGCTCGTTCTTCTGCGGGTTCGCCGACGACATGATCTGGCTCATCGTGGCCCGCGCGGTGCAGGGGCTCGGCGCGGGCGGCCTGATGGTCACCGCGACCGCGCTCGTGGCCGACGTCGTCCCCTTGCGGGAGCGGGGCAAGTACCAGGGGATACTCGGGTCGGTCTTCGGCGTCGTCACGGTGCTCGGCCCGATGCTGGGCGGGCTGTTCGTGGACCACCTGTCGTGGCGCTGGGCCTTCTACGTCAACGTCCCGATCGCGGTCCTCGTGCTGATCGTGGCAGCGAGCGCGATGCCGAGCGTGAAGGCCGCCGCGAAGCCGGTGATCGACTATCTCGGCATCCTGCTCATCGGGCTCGCCGCGACCGGGCTGACCCTGGTCACCAGCTGGGGCGGCACGCAGTACGCGTGGGATTCGCCGACGATCATCGGGATGTCGATCGGCTCGGTGATCCTGCTGGTGCTGTTCGTCTTCGCGGAGAAGCGTGCGAAGGAACCGACGCTGCCGATGCGGCTGTTCCGGAATCCCGTGTTCACCGTTTCGGCGATCCTGAGCTTCGTCGTCGGCTTCGCGATGCTCGGCGCGCTTTCTTACCTGCCGACGTATCTGCAATACGTGCACGGCATCTCGGCGACCAGCTCGGGGGTGCGGATGCTGCCGATGGTGCTCGCGCTGCTGGTGGCCGGTGTGTTCGCGGGCAACGTGGTCGGCAGGACGGGGCGGTACAAGATCTTCCCGATCGCCGGCGGGGTCGGGCTGACCCTCGGCCTGTACCTGCTCTCGCGCCTGACCCCGACGAGCGGGTTCTGGGAGATGTCCCTCTACTTCGCCGTCCTCGGCCTGGGAATCGGCTTGAGCATGCAGGTCCTGGTCATCATCGTGCAGAACACCGCCGACTACCGCGATCTCGGGGTGGCGACCTCCGGCGTGACCTTCCTCCGGTCCTTGGGTTCTTCCTTCGGCGCGGCCATCTTCGGCACGATCTACGCCAACCAGCTGGCGCCGAACATGGCCGCGGCGGGCGCGGAACATCCGCTGCCGCCCGGAATCGACCCCAGAGCCGTGCAGGTCCCCAACGCGCTCCACGCCTTGCCGGATTCCGTTTCGGCGCCGTATGTCCAGGCGTACAGCGATTCCTTGCACACCGTGTTCCTCTACGCGGCACCGGTCGGGCTCGTGGCGTTGGTACTGGCCTTCTTCCTCAAGGAGGTTCCGCTGCGGGACACCTCGCGAGCGGCCGCGCCGGATCTCGGTGAGGGCTTCGCGATGCCGGAATCGGGCAACGGCGACCAAGACCTCGAGCGCGCTGTCGGCCGGTTGCTGGCACGCGACGGAAAAGCGGCCTCCGCGGGGATCCTCGCGAAGTCCGGTTGCGAACTCGACACCGGTGGACTGTGGTGTCTGGGCCAGGTCCGGCTACGGGAACGGCGGGACAAACCCACCTCCCTGAAGGTGATCGGCGATCGCTACGGAATCCCGCCCGAGGTTTTCGAAGCCGCCTTCGCACGCCTGGAGTTCACCGGGCACTTGGCCTTCAAGTCCGGCGAATGGGCCACCACGGAGACCGGACGCGCCGAACTCGAAAAGCTCATCCGGGCGTGGAAGGCCTGGCTGGCCGAGCGGCTCAAGGACTGGGGCCTGGAAGGACACGACGAACTCGACGCGGCACTCGGCCGGGTCGCGAACCGCATCCTGGACCAGGCGGCCGAGGACCAGCCCAGCGGGAAACACGCGGCGGCCGTCTGA
- a CDS encoding tetratricopeptide repeat protein, whose product MSEGVSIPARRTAVADAASRFGADHRETLKARNLLGFALHRAGRLEEAERELRAAKDDCARALGSTDTETLFSQSLLAYLLLDSGNAREAVDEQRGLVEASVAALGEHDPVTLGRRVNHGVLLYHLGRREAAEQEQRSTLAVCGEVLGARHPITISCRQSLETLER is encoded by the coding sequence ATGTCGGAAGGCGTTTCGATCCCAGCCCGCCGGACAGCCGTCGCAGACGCCGCGAGCCGGTTCGGCGCGGATCACCGGGAGACGCTGAAAGCCAGGAATCTGCTCGGTTTCGCCCTGCACCGAGCAGGCAGGCTGGAGGAGGCCGAACGTGAGCTACGCGCCGCCAAAGACGACTGCGCCCGCGCTCTCGGTTCGACCGACACGGAAACCCTGTTCAGCCAAAGCCTGCTGGCCTATCTCCTGCTCGACTCCGGCAACGCTCGCGAAGCCGTCGACGAACAACGCGGGTTGGTCGAGGCCTCGGTGGCCGCTCTCGGCGAGCACGATCCGGTCACCCTCGGCCGCCGCGTGAACCACGGCGTCCTGCTCTACCACCTCGGCCGGCGCGAAGCCGCCGAGCAGGAACAACGCTCCACCCTGGCGGTCTGCGGCGAAGTCCTCGGCGCGCGCCACCCGATCACCATCAGCTGCCGCCAAAGCCTGGAAACACTCGAGAGGTAA
- a CDS encoding GOLPH3/VPS74 family protein: MQNDLLIVEDLLLLLLDDETGTPAAAGTLPYTLGGAVLTELALLGRVETGKGSALNGPEIIAAGDGPLPDPLLQAAYDQIAEKPRRVQPLLLAIGGDLWKTVTDRLIERGLIRREKKRVLGLFPVTRLPAADTRRETALREEIRAVLLEDKTPDPHTAAVTALLSASGALPSLRPALAWSAKVYKRAKEIENGNWGASAVNTAVIRTAAGIAASTAAVAVTVATTTT, translated from the coding sequence ATGCAGAACGACCTGCTGATCGTCGAGGATCTGCTCCTGCTGCTGCTCGACGACGAGACAGGGACCCCCGCGGCGGCGGGCACCTTGCCCTACACCCTCGGCGGCGCCGTGCTCACCGAACTCGCCCTGCTCGGCAGGGTCGAGACAGGGAAGGGCTCGGCGTTGAACGGTCCCGAAATCATCGCGGCGGGAGACGGCCCGCTGCCCGACCCGCTGTTGCAGGCCGCGTACGACCAGATCGCCGAGAAACCCCGGCGCGTGCAACCACTGCTGCTCGCGATCGGCGGCGACCTGTGGAAGACGGTGACCGACAGGCTGATCGAGCGCGGCCTCATCCGCCGTGAAAAGAAGCGGGTGCTCGGCCTGTTCCCCGTGACGAGACTGCCCGCGGCCGACACGCGGCGTGAGACGGCGCTCCGGGAGGAGATCCGTGCCGTGCTGCTGGAGGACAAGACTCCCGACCCGCACACCGCGGCGGTGACCGCCCTGCTCTCCGCGAGCGGCGCCCTGCCCTCCCTCCGGCCCGCCCTCGCGTGGTCGGCGAAGGTCTACAAGCGCGCGAAGGAGATCGAGAACGGCAACTGGGGTGCCTCGGCCGTCAACACCGCCGTGATCCGTACCGCCGCGGGAATCGCGGCGTCCACCGCCGCCGTGGCGGTCACCGTCGCCACCACCACGACGTAG
- a CDS encoding MaoC family dehydratase — translation MITANGIEELQALAGHDLGTSAWRTVTQDLIDTFAEVSGDHQWIHTDPVRAAAGPFGGTIAHGYMTLSWGIPMFAELLSVTGVGMALNYGLNKVRFPAPVPVGGRVRLHASVLEVTAVPRDGVQMVRTFTFELEGSAKPACTAESVTRYYA, via the coding sequence ATGATCACCGCGAACGGCATCGAAGAGCTCCAAGCCTTGGCAGGACACGATCTCGGCACTTCGGCCTGGCGAACGGTGACACAGGACCTCATCGACACTTTCGCCGAAGTCTCCGGCGATCACCAGTGGATCCACACCGACCCGGTGCGCGCCGCGGCCGGGCCGTTCGGCGGCACGATCGCCCACGGCTATATGACGCTCAGCTGGGGCATCCCGATGTTCGCCGAACTGCTGAGCGTCACCGGCGTCGGTATGGCGCTGAACTACGGGCTCAACAAGGTCCGGTTCCCCGCGCCGGTCCCGGTCGGCGGCCGGGTGCGCCTGCACGCGTCCGTGCTGGAGGTGACGGCCGTGCCGCGGGACGGCGTACAGATGGTGCGTACCTTCACCTTCGAACTCGAAGGGTCCGCCAAACCGGCCTGTACCGCGGAATCCGTGACGCGCTACTACGCGTGA
- a CDS encoding MFS transporter has protein sequence MGAANATAKRAGIGAFIGSTIEWFDFYIYGTASALVFDKVFFPELDGALGTLVAFATFWVGFLARPLGGIIFGHIGDRVGRKKTLVITLLLMGVSTTLIGVLPGYATIGIAAPILLVVIRMIQGIGLGGEWGGSVLIASEHAPKGKSILYGAFAQQGSPVGNTLSTVSFLAISQLPDAAFVSWGWRVPFLASALLVVVGLFIRLKVTESPAMAGLIEAKKVAKLPLTEVLRNHPMLIVLGIGACTIGLSATYFKSTFALSWATSDIGFSRSSFLTIILVANITQILVQPWGAVIVTKMTSWRRAVSMMLLPELVLMPLMFLLISTGDYASAMVGVVVATVPHCLYYAALAGMLASRFPAHVRYTGISLCYQLCGTLLGGTTPIVGQFLLNVTGSITAVIAFAVFQVLLTMGCMLALLKRPSYDERAEETAPAAAAVTR, from the coding sequence ATGGGTGCGGCGAATGCGACCGCGAAACGCGCGGGAATCGGGGCGTTCATCGGCTCGACCATCGAATGGTTCGATTTCTACATCTACGGCACCGCTTCCGCGCTGGTGTTCGACAAGGTCTTCTTCCCCGAACTCGACGGTGCGCTCGGCACCCTGGTCGCGTTCGCGACGTTCTGGGTCGGCTTCCTCGCCCGGCCGCTCGGCGGCATCATCTTCGGGCATATCGGCGACCGCGTCGGCCGCAAGAAGACGCTGGTCATCACGCTGCTGCTGATGGGCGTCTCGACCACCCTGATCGGTGTGCTGCCCGGCTACGCGACCATCGGGATCGCCGCGCCGATCCTGCTCGTGGTGATCCGGATGATCCAGGGCATCGGGCTCGGCGGTGAATGGGGCGGTTCCGTACTCATCGCCTCCGAACACGCGCCCAAGGGGAAGTCGATCCTCTACGGCGCCTTCGCGCAACAGGGTTCGCCGGTGGGCAACACGCTCAGCACGGTCAGCTTCCTCGCCATCAGCCAGTTGCCGGACGCGGCGTTCGTCAGCTGGGGCTGGCGCGTCCCGTTCCTCGCCTCCGCGCTGCTGGTCGTGGTCGGGCTGTTCATCCGCCTGAAGGTCACCGAATCCCCGGCCATGGCGGGGCTGATCGAGGCCAAGAAGGTCGCCAAGCTGCCGCTCACCGAGGTGCTCCGCAACCACCCGATGCTCATCGTGCTCGGCATCGGCGCCTGCACCATCGGCCTGTCCGCCACCTACTTCAAGTCCACCTTCGCGCTTTCGTGGGCGACGTCGGACATCGGCTTCAGCCGCAGTTCCTTCCTCACCATCATCCTGGTCGCCAACATCACCCAGATCCTGGTGCAGCCGTGGGGCGCGGTGATCGTCACGAAGATGACCAGCTGGCGGCGCGCGGTGTCGATGATGCTGCTGCCCGAACTCGTGCTGATGCCGCTGATGTTCCTGCTGATCAGCACCGGGGACTACGCCTCGGCGATGGTCGGCGTCGTGGTCGCCACCGTTCCGCACTGCCTCTACTACGCCGCGCTCGCGGGCATGCTGGCCAGCCGGTTCCCCGCGCACGTCCGCTACACCGGGATCTCGCTGTGCTACCAGCTTTGCGGCACGCTGCTCGGCGGCACGACACCGATCGTGGGCCAGTTCCTGCTCAACGTCACCGGTTCGATCACCGCCGTGATCGCGTTCGCTGTGTTCCAGGTCCTGCTGACCATGGGCTGCATGCTGGCGCTGCTGAAGCGGCCCAGCTATGACGAGCGCGCCGAAGAGACCGCGCCCGCCGCCGCGGCGGTGACCCGATGA